From the Lysobacter sp. FW306-1B-D06B genome, one window contains:
- a CDS encoding tetratricopeptide repeat protein, whose translation MNKFSLRNRSILTAAIGAVLVLGAVSQVNAQSAQDRAEERRSRHAESKQTASKPADEYPNATRQVEAKASSKGGPKLQKMMKLYDDDKAAEARAAADEIIATEAFNAYDRAFAAQIAAQIAYDADDTAGAKAYLQKAIALNGLDNNGHFGAMYMLAQLQLQDEQYAESLKTLDTFFAETKSTKPEQLVVKGNALYRMERYPEAAAVLKQAIDASPNPKPEWQQLLMATYAESGNAGEAAKMAEAVAAKNPNDKRAQLNLAAVYQQGEQYDKSAAVLEKLRASGQLTEDKEYRQLYATYLNMDDKEKEAISVINDGLQKGILKPDYQTYLAQAQAYYFSDQAGPAIDAYKKAAPLAPDGEAYLNLARVLWQEDRVPEAKEAAKQAVAKGVKKPDDAKKILALPSK comes from the coding sequence ATGAACAAGTTTTCCCTCCGCAACCGCAGCATCCTGACCGCGGCCATTGGTGCCGTCCTGGTGCTCGGTGCGGTCAGCCAGGTCAATGCGCAGTCCGCGCAGGATCGCGCCGAGGAGCGCCGCTCGCGCCACGCGGAAAGCAAGCAGACCGCCAGCAAGCCGGCCGACGAGTACCCGAACGCCACGCGCCAGGTCGAGGCCAAGGCCTCGTCGAAGGGCGGCCCGAAGCTGCAGAAGATGATGAAGCTGTACGACGACGACAAGGCCGCCGAGGCCCGCGCCGCCGCGGACGAGATCATCGCCACCGAAGCCTTCAACGCATACGACCGTGCCTTCGCCGCTCAGATCGCGGCGCAGATTGCCTACGACGCCGATGACACCGCTGGCGCTAAGGCTTATCTGCAGAAGGCCATCGCCCTCAACGGCCTGGACAACAACGGCCATTTCGGCGCCATGTACATGCTCGCCCAGCTGCAGCTGCAGGATGAGCAGTACGCCGAATCGCTGAAGACCCTCGACACCTTCTTCGCCGAGACCAAGAGCACCAAGCCGGAGCAGCTCGTGGTGAAGGGCAACGCCCTCTACCGCATGGAGCGCTACCCGGAGGCCGCCGCGGTCCTCAAGCAGGCCATCGACGCCAGCCCGAACCCGAAGCCCGAGTGGCAGCAGTTGCTGATGGCCACCTACGCCGAGTCCGGCAACGCCGGTGAGGCCGCCAAGATGGCCGAAGCCGTCGCTGCCAAGAACCCGAACGACAAGCGTGCCCAGCTCAACCTGGCCGCCGTCTACCAGCAGGGCGAGCAGTACGACAAGTCGGCCGCTGTCCTCGAGAAGCTCCGCGCCAGCGGCCAGCTGACCGAAGACAAGGAGTACCGCCAGCTCTACGCCACGTACCTGAACATGGACGACAAGGAGAAGGAGGCCATCTCGGTCATCAACGACGGCCTGCAGAAGGGCATCCTCAAGCCCGACTACCAGACCTACCTGGCCCAGGCGCAGGCGTACTATTTCTCCGATCAGGCCGGCCCGGCGATCGATGCTTACAAGAAGGCCGCTCCTCTGGCACCCGATGGTGAGGCTTACCTGAACCTCGCCCGAGTGCTGTGGCAGGAAGATCGCGTCCCCGAGGCTAAGGAAGCCGCCAAACAGGCCGTCGCCAAGGGAGTTAAGAAGCCCGACGACGCCAAGAAGATCCTCGCGCTGCCAAGCAAGTAA
- a CDS encoding energy transducer TonB — translation MTQDLEIHARNDDDRDGLNWARIAGITIAIAFHVAALLLLLAPMAPPAQQQKEEEVTFVNLIKPPPPPPPPPPPPPEPPKELKPPPKLTPPQPTPLPPPPEEPPIVVDDPSPVDVQAPPPSPPSPPAPATTIGSSVDPSSKRLNPPKYPPTEARQGIGGTVVLIITIDGSGNVLDVSVEKSSRNRNLDRAAMDAARKWKFNPEMQNGVGVTSRVRVPVDFVPPT, via the coding sequence ATGACGCAAGACCTCGAAATTCACGCTAGAAACGACGACGACCGCGACGGTCTGAACTGGGCGCGTATCGCCGGTATCACGATCGCGATCGCCTTCCACGTCGCGGCACTGCTGCTGCTTCTTGCTCCTATGGCGCCTCCGGCCCAGCAGCAGAAGGAAGAGGAGGTTACGTTCGTCAACCTCATCAAGCCGCCGCCGCCGCCCCCGCCGCCGCCGCCGCCGCCGCCGGAACCGCCGAAGGAGCTGAAGCCACCGCCGAAGCTCACTCCGCCGCAACCGACGCCGTTGCCGCCGCCTCCGGAAGAGCCGCCGATCGTGGTGGACGACCCGAGTCCGGTGGACGTCCAGGCGCCGCCGCCGAGCCCCCCGTCGCCGCCCGCACCGGCCACGACGATTGGTTCGAGCGTCGACCCGTCCTCGAAGCGGCTCAACCCGCCCAAGTACCCGCCGACGGAAGCCCGTCAGGGTATTGGTGGCACGGTCGTGCTGATCATCACCATCGACGGCTCGGGCAACGTGCTCGACGTCTCGGTCGAGAAGTCCAGCCGCAACCGCAACCTCGACCGTGCTGCGATGGATGCCGCCCGGAAGTGGAAGTTCAACCCGGAAATGCAGAACGGCGTTGGCGTCACCAGCCGCGTCCGCGTCCCGGTCGATTTCGTCCCGCCGACCTGA
- a CDS encoding MotA/TolQ/ExbB proton channel family protein, which yields MLQETTTAATAGGSNAQALQQMSFAHLLQNFDFVGWVVFITLAIMSILSIYWIVVNFVKNLRLRASSDRVVSTFWETPNAQDAIRFMEEQGRFEPFSKIALDAAQAAAHHQRHEGSRLVESLNRSEFVDRALRQGVTRESSKLEAGLTVLATVGSTAPFVGLLGTVWGIYHALIRISATGQASIDAVAGPVGEALIMTAIGLFVAIPAVLAYNFFTRLNRVTNNKFDTFAHDLHDFFATGSRVGEVAAKR from the coding sequence ATGCTGCAGGAAACCACCACCGCTGCGACTGCTGGAGGCTCCAACGCCCAGGCACTTCAGCAGATGAGCTTCGCGCATCTGTTGCAGAACTTCGACTTCGTCGGCTGGGTCGTCTTCATCACTCTGGCGATCATGTCGATCCTGTCGATCTACTGGATCGTTGTGAACTTCGTGAAGAACCTGCGCCTGCGCGCCAGTTCGGATCGCGTCGTCTCCACGTTCTGGGAAACCCCGAACGCGCAGGACGCCATCCGTTTCATGGAAGAGCAGGGCCGTTTCGAGCCGTTCTCGAAGATCGCCCTCGACGCCGCCCAGGCGGCTGCCCACCACCAGCGTCACGAAGGTTCGCGTCTCGTCGAGTCGCTGAACCGTTCGGAGTTCGTTGACCGCGCGCTGCGCCAGGGCGTGACCCGCGAGTCCTCGAAGCTGGAAGCCGGCCTGACCGTGCTCGCCACCGTCGGTTCGACCGCTCCGTTCGTCGGTCTGCTCGGCACCGTGTGGGGCATCTACCACGCCCTGATCCGCATCAGCGCGACCGGCCAGGCTTCGATCGACGCCGTCGCAGGTCCCGTGGGTGAAGCGCTGATCATGACCGCCATCGGTCTGTTCGTCGCGATCCCGGCGGTGCTGGCGTACAACTTCTTCACCCGCCTCAACCGCGTCACGAACAACAAGTTCGATACCTTCGCGCACGACCTGCATGACTTCTTCGCCACCGGCTCGCGCGTCGGCGAAGTGGCTGCGAAGCGCTAA
- a CDS encoding biopolymer transporter ExbD yields the protein MAFSTGDSGGPMAEINVTPLVDVMLVLLIIFMITAPLMSHKVQVDLPEANLDKRDNQAPPTPPISITVEDNGSLYWNDEPVTKDLLESRLSIEAQKTPQPAINVRGDKTTKYRIVSEVVQIAQAQGMRKVGFMALKEPR from the coding sequence ATGGCCTTCAGTACTGGCGATAGCGGCGGCCCGATGGCCGAGATCAACGTCACGCCCCTCGTGGACGTGATGCTGGTTCTGCTCATCATCTTCATGATCACCGCGCCCCTGATGTCGCATAAGGTCCAGGTCGATCTTCCCGAAGCGAATCTGGACAAGCGCGACAATCAGGCTCCGCCCACTCCGCCGATCAGCATCACGGTGGAAGACAACGGCAGCCTGTATTGGAACGACGAGCCGGTGACCAAGGATCTGCTTGAGAGTCGTCTGTCGATCGAAGCTCAGAAGACCCCGCAGCCGGCGATCAACGTCCGCGGCGATAAGACGACCAAGTACCGCATCGTTTCCGAAGTGGTGCAGATTGCGCAGGCCCAGGGCATGCGCAAGGTCGGCTTCATGGCGCTCAAAGAACCTCGCTGA
- a CDS encoding biopolymer transporter ExbD has protein sequence MAFASNSGGGPMADMNVTPLVDVMLVLLIIFMVTAPPLTYPIDVNLPQKSLNPPPQTREPPPPIRLRIDASGQVYWNDAPQPITAIQDMMRAEVQRDPSNQPMLEIDTSPDADYGILAKVLAHAKNADMEKIGFVQN, from the coding sequence ATGGCATTTGCATCGAATTCCGGTGGCGGTCCGATGGCGGACATGAACGTCACGCCCCTCGTGGACGTGATGTTGGTTCTGCTGATCATCTTCATGGTGACGGCGCCCCCGCTGACGTATCCGATCGACGTCAACCTGCCGCAGAAGTCGCTGAACCCACCGCCGCAAACGCGCGAACCGCCGCCGCCGATCAGGCTGCGTATCGACGCGTCCGGACAGGTGTATTGGAATGACGCACCGCAGCCGATCACCGCGATCCAGGACATGATGAGGGCGGAGGTCCAGCGCGACCCGAGCAATCAGCCCATGCTCGAGATCGACACCAGCCCGGACGCCGATTACGGCATCCTGGCGAAGGTGCTGGCGCATGCGAAGAACGCCGATATGGAAAAGATCGGCTTTGTTCAGAACTGA
- a CDS encoding biopolymer transporter ExbD, with translation MAASVFRDSQHSHRGHVEVAQINITPLVDVMLVLLVIFMVATPVMTGQIDLRIPQATDSSTRTKPPPRVELKVEGNDRFTLDGVALTRAELPQALRELAQAEQRPIVQISANADADYQDFAWTLAEAQHNGVRDIAWQ, from the coding sequence ATGGCTGCTTCCGTTTTCCGTGATTCCCAGCATTCCCACCGCGGCCACGTCGAGGTCGCCCAGATCAACATCACCCCGCTGGTCGACGTAATGCTGGTCCTGTTGGTCATCTTCATGGTGGCCACGCCCGTGATGACCGGGCAGATCGACCTTCGCATCCCGCAAGCCACTGACTCGTCCACCCGGACCAAACCACCGCCGCGCGTGGAGCTCAAGGTCGAAGGCAATGACCGCTTCACGCTCGACGGCGTGGCCCTGACCCGCGCCGAACTCCCGCAGGCCCTGCGCGAGCTGGCCCAGGCCGAACAGCGGCCGATCGTGCAGATCAGCGCGAACGCGGACGCGGACTACCAGGACTTCGCCTGGACGCTGGCCGAGGCCCAGCACAACGGCGTGCGCGACATCGCCTGGCAGTGA
- a CDS encoding pyridoxine 5'-phosphate synthase: MTVLSVNVNKIAVLRNSRGGNEPDVVRAARACLDAGAHGITVHPRPDARHIRADDVYALAELTRERGVEFNLEGNPFAPPRAGYPGFFALCEAVRPAQATLVPDGDAQLTSDHGFDFVRDAQALRPHVEALKAIGCRVSLFADAHTKAGREGIAGAAEVGADRVELYTGPWAEAFALGQGEAMATQFAEAAKRAQGAGLGVNAGHDLSQENLGAFLRAVPGVLEVSIGHALVGEALYEGFATTIRGYLDILEDARR, encoded by the coding sequence ATGACCGTACTGAGCGTCAACGTCAACAAGATCGCGGTGCTGCGCAATTCGCGCGGCGGCAATGAGCCCGACGTGGTGCGCGCCGCGCGCGCCTGCCTGGACGCGGGTGCGCACGGGATCACCGTGCATCCGCGCCCGGATGCCCGACATATTCGCGCGGACGACGTGTATGCGTTGGCCGAGCTCACGCGCGAGCGTGGCGTGGAGTTCAACCTGGAGGGCAATCCATTCGCGCCACCGCGCGCAGGCTATCCGGGATTTTTCGCCTTGTGCGAAGCGGTGCGTCCCGCGCAGGCGACGCTGGTACCCGACGGTGACGCGCAGCTGACATCGGACCACGGTTTCGATTTCGTCCGCGATGCGCAGGCGCTGCGTCCGCATGTGGAGGCACTCAAGGCGATCGGGTGTCGCGTCAGCCTGTTCGCCGATGCGCACACAAAGGCGGGGCGCGAAGGTATCGCCGGGGCGGCGGAAGTCGGCGCCGATCGCGTGGAGTTGTACACCGGGCCCTGGGCGGAGGCGTTCGCGCTCGGCCAGGGCGAGGCGATGGCCACGCAGTTCGCCGAGGCGGCGAAGCGCGCGCAGGGAGCGGGGCTGGGCGTCAACGCCGGGCACGACCTGAGCCAGGAGAACCTGGGCGCGTTCCTGCGCGCCGTGCCTGGAGTGCTCGAAGTGTCGATCGGCCACGCCCTCGTCGGCGAAGCGCTGTATGAGGGCTTCGCCACCACGATCCGCGGATATCTGGACATTCTGGAAGACGCCCGCCGCTGA
- the cls gene encoding cardiolipin synthase has protein sequence MQDILSSAWSAFTSVPYLGLYLTLGYLAYLVWLGLWIVLQKREPVATLSWLISLAALPYIGFVIYFFFGPQRIRRQRLRRVRARASLPPPPEGLVPTPDAIELARLAQSTTGLPPITATRADLLVDGASKYAALLEAIAQARDHIHLEYYIYLPDRTGTALRDALVERARAGVQVRLLLDAVGSGKTKRKFLKPLVEAGAEVAWFHPMKLQWIWKRPWLNLRTHRKIVVIDGEIGFTGGINITDAEDERLRKDAYRDLHLRLEGDVVRELQLVFVEDWAYATGQPPLRLQHPPPRRGSISAQVVVSGPDSSWEAIHRVHVAAIHSAQRRVWLVTPYFVPGEAARMALTSAALGGLDVRLLVPKVCDSRLVTLAARSYFDELLEAGVKVHEYGPRMLHSKALLCDDELAIIGSANFDHRSFRLNFEISVLFRDKGVAGELAQLIQGECNLAPRVRADRAQPLWRTRVPEGLARLVSPLL, from the coding sequence ATGCAGGACATCCTGAGCAGCGCATGGAGCGCCTTCACCTCGGTTCCCTATCTGGGCCTGTACCTCACGCTTGGGTACCTGGCCTACTTGGTGTGGCTGGGCCTGTGGATCGTGCTGCAGAAGCGCGAACCGGTGGCGACGCTGAGCTGGTTGATCAGCCTGGCGGCCCTGCCGTACATCGGCTTCGTCATCTATTTCTTCTTCGGCCCGCAGCGGATCCGCCGTCAGCGTCTGCGCCGCGTGCGCGCCCGCGCGAGCCTGCCGCCACCGCCGGAAGGGCTGGTGCCCACGCCCGATGCCATCGAGCTGGCGCGTCTGGCCCAGTCCACCACCGGCCTGCCGCCGATCACCGCCACGCGCGCGGATCTGCTCGTGGACGGCGCATCCAAGTACGCCGCGCTCCTGGAAGCGATCGCGCAGGCGCGCGATCACATCCACCTGGAGTACTACATCTACCTGCCCGACCGCACCGGCACGGCATTGCGCGATGCGCTGGTCGAACGCGCGCGGGCCGGCGTGCAGGTGCGCCTGCTGCTCGATGCCGTGGGCTCGGGCAAGACCAAGCGCAAGTTCCTCAAGCCGCTGGTGGAGGCGGGAGCGGAGGTCGCGTGGTTCCATCCGATGAAGTTGCAATGGATCTGGAAGCGGCCGTGGCTCAACCTGCGCACGCATCGGAAGATCGTGGTGATCGACGGCGAGATCGGCTTTACCGGCGGCATCAACATCACCGATGCGGAAGACGAGCGCCTGCGCAAGGACGCCTACCGCGATCTCCACCTGCGCCTGGAAGGCGACGTGGTGCGCGAGCTCCAACTGGTGTTCGTCGAAGACTGGGCGTACGCGACCGGGCAGCCGCCGCTGCGCCTGCAACATCCGCCGCCGCGGCGTGGCTCGATTTCGGCACAGGTGGTGGTGTCCGGACCGGATTCGTCGTGGGAGGCGATCCATCGCGTGCACGTGGCCGCGATCCACTCCGCTCAGCGGCGCGTATGGCTGGTGACGCCGTATTTCGTTCCCGGCGAGGCGGCACGAATGGCGCTGACCTCCGCCGCGCTGGGCGGGCTGGATGTGCGCCTGCTCGTGCCCAAGGTGTGCGACAGCCGGCTGGTCACGCTCGCGGCGCGTTCGTATTTCGACGAGTTGCTCGAAGCCGGGGTGAAAGTGCACGAGTACGGGCCCCGCATGCTGCACAGCAAAGCGCTGCTGTGCGACGACGAGCTGGCGATCATAGGCAGTGCGAATTTTGATCACCGCAGCTTTCGGCTGAACTTCGAAATCTCGGTGTTGTTCCGCGACAAGGGGGTGGCCGGGGAGCTCGCCCAGTTGATCCAGGGCGAATGCAATCTGGCGCCACGGGTGCGCGCGGACCGGGCGCAACCGCTGTGGCGCACGCGCGTGCCCGAGGGGCTCGCGCGGCTGGTCTCACCGCTGCTGTGA
- a CDS encoding PA0069 family radical SAM protein, with translation MDDARKAQAPIKGRGAASYVDGRYAVTVARGEDDGWGSVYEDLSDAPSPQTRVTEERARSIISRNDSPDIGHSASINPYRGCEHGCVYCFARPSHAYLDLSPGLDFETRLFAKTNAAERLQAELARPSYQCVPLALGINTDSYQPIERRYRVTRSVLEVLDACSHPFGLITKNAGVVRDVDLIAPMARCGLASVAFSVTSLDNRLSARMEPRASAPHARLKAMKTLADAGVPVGVMVAPVIPMINDSEIEHILEACRDHGATSAGYVLLRLPHELKQVWREWLQLHYPDRADHVMSLIQQMRGGKDYDSTFGTRMRGEGPFAQLIAQRFRKAHKRLGFGPPAPLDTRQFVPPRKPSPQGELF, from the coding sequence ATGGATGACGCCCGCAAAGCCCAGGCCCCGATCAAAGGTCGCGGTGCCGCGTCGTACGTGGACGGCCGCTACGCGGTGACGGTCGCGCGCGGCGAGGACGACGGCTGGGGCTCGGTCTACGAAGACCTGTCCGACGCGCCCAGTCCGCAGACCCGCGTCACCGAGGAACGGGCGCGCAGCATCATCAGCCGCAACGACTCGCCCGACATCGGCCACAGCGCATCGATCAACCCGTATCGCGGCTGCGAGCACGGTTGCGTCTACTGCTTCGCCCGGCCCTCGCACGCCTACCTGGACCTGTCGCCGGGCCTGGATTTCGAAACCCGCCTGTTCGCCAAGACCAACGCCGCCGAGCGCCTGCAGGCCGAGCTCGCGCGGCCGTCTTACCAGTGCGTACCGCTCGCGCTGGGCATCAACACCGATTCCTACCAGCCCATCGAACGCCGCTACCGCGTCACGCGCTCGGTGCTCGAAGTGCTGGACGCCTGCTCGCACCCCTTCGGCCTGATCACCAAGAACGCCGGCGTCGTGCGCGACGTCGACCTCATCGCACCCATGGCCCGGTGCGGCCTGGCCAGCGTCGCCTTCTCGGTCACCTCGCTGGACAACCGTCTCTCCGCGCGAATGGAGCCGCGCGCGTCCGCCCCGCACGCGCGCCTGAAGGCGATGAAGACGCTCGCCGACGCCGGCGTGCCCGTGGGCGTGATGGTCGCGCCGGTGATTCCGATGATCAACGACAGCGAGATCGAGCACATCCTCGAGGCCTGCCGCGATCACGGCGCGACCTCCGCCGGCTACGTGCTGCTGCGACTGCCGCACGAACTCAAGCAGGTGTGGCGCGAATGGCTGCAACTGCACTATCCCGACCGCGCCGATCATGTGATGAGCCTGATCCAGCAGATGCGCGGCGGCAAGGATTACGACAGCACCTTCGGCACGCGCATGCGCGGCGAAGGGCCGTTCGCGCAACTCATCGCGCAGCGTTTCCGCAAGGCGCACAAGCGGCTGGGCTTTGGCCCGCCTGCGCCGCTGGACACCCGCCAGTTCGTTCCGCCGCGCAAACCGTCGCCGCAGGGCGAATTATTCTGA
- a CDS encoding ATP-binding protein, giving the protein MSHTPRQDTGVDRFRLAMDASGVGMAIVDLHGRWLEVNPAFERMFGYSAHDVIGTPASSLTHPDDVAMSRHFLRGLVDGSIPVLDAQKRYVRRDGETIWAQVNVSVMRDEHAQPLFLLVQLRDISAQHAAELALKSRADAEYAGRYAANHQLQLFADAVAHDLRAPLRSIESFSALLADRAGERLDETDRDYLTRIRAAASRMSGLLSALNELSYVTRTELKAADVDLSLLADWVGAELQDAEPRRRAEIQVQPSLHAWGDERLLKLLLTQLMDNAWKFSREREPIRIRVSGRDDGDMLHVEIRDEGIGFDMRYAHKLFEPFQRLHGPDQGGGHGLGLAIVRRIAERHGGSVRADSRPESGATFTLELPARAVAEENA; this is encoded by the coding sequence ATGAGCCACACCCCCCGTCAGGACACGGGCGTCGACCGCTTCCGTCTCGCGATGGATGCCTCCGGCGTCGGCATGGCGATCGTCGATCTGCACGGCCGCTGGCTTGAAGTGAACCCCGCTTTCGAGCGCATGTTCGGCTACAGCGCGCACGATGTAATCGGCACGCCCGCGTCCTCGCTGACCCATCCCGACGACGTCGCCATGAGCCGCCATTTTCTGCGCGGCCTGGTGGACGGCAGCATCCCGGTGCTCGATGCCCAGAAGCGTTACGTGCGTCGCGATGGCGAGACCATCTGGGCGCAGGTCAATGTCTCGGTGATGCGCGACGAACACGCGCAGCCGCTGTTCCTGCTCGTGCAGTTGCGCGACATCAGCGCGCAGCATGCGGCGGAACTGGCGTTGAAGTCCCGCGCGGACGCCGAGTACGCCGGGCGCTACGCCGCCAATCATCAGCTGCAGCTGTTCGCCGATGCCGTGGCGCACGACCTGCGCGCGCCGCTGCGTTCGATCGAGAGCTTCTCGGCCTTGCTGGCCGATCGCGCCGGTGAACGTCTGGACGAGACCGATCGCGATTACCTTACCCGCATACGCGCCGCGGCCTCGCGCATGAGCGGGCTGCTGAGCGCGCTGAACGAGTTGTCCTACGTCACGCGCACCGAACTCAAGGCCGCCGATGTGGACCTGAGCCTGCTGGCGGACTGGGTCGGCGCCGAACTCCAGGACGCCGAACCGCGCCGCCGCGCCGAGATCCAGGTGCAGCCGAGCCTGCACGCCTGGGGCGACGAACGCCTGCTCAAGCTGCTGCTCACCCAGCTGATGGACAACGCGTGGAAGTTCTCGCGCGAGCGTGAACCCATCCGCATCCGCGTCTCCGGTCGTGACGACGGCGACATGCTGCATGTCGAGATTCGTGACGAGGGCATCGGTTTCGACATGCGCTACGCGCACAAGCTGTTCGAGCCTTTCCAGCGACTGCACGGACCGGACCAGGGGGGAGGTCACGGTCTGGGGCTGGCGATCGTCCGACGCATCGCCGAGCGCCATGGCGGCAGCGTTCGCGCCGATTCGCGACCCGAGTCCGGCGCCACGTTCACCCTCGAATTGCCAGCCCGAGCGGTGGCGGAGGAGAACGCCTGA
- a CDS encoding response regulator, with amino-acid sequence MHKEILLVEDNPDDVELTRIAFDEAKIANRLVVVNDGAEALDYLFARGKYADRDPDDLPSIMLLDLNLPKVDGREVLQAVRANEATRTLPVVVLTTSAEPFDVEASYALGVNSYIQKPVDFEQFVWAVKQVGLYWLVLNHPRHV; translated from the coding sequence ATGCACAAGGAAATCCTGCTGGTCGAGGACAACCCGGACGATGTCGAGCTCACTCGCATCGCCTTCGACGAGGCCAAGATCGCCAACCGCCTCGTCGTGGTGAACGATGGCGCCGAAGCGCTCGACTACCTGTTCGCGCGCGGCAAGTACGCCGACCGGGATCCGGATGATCTGCCGTCGATCATGCTGCTGGACCTCAACCTGCCCAAGGTCGACGGCCGCGAAGTGCTGCAGGCCGTGCGAGCCAACGAGGCCACGCGCACGCTGCCGGTCGTCGTGCTCACCACCAGCGCGGAGCCGTTCGACGTGGAAGCCAGCTATGCGCTGGGCGTGAACAGCTACATCCAGAAGCCGGTGGATTTCGAGCAGTTCGTGTGGGCCGTCAAGCAGGTGGGCCTGTACTGGCTGGTGCTGAACCATCCGCGGCATGTGTGA
- a CDS encoding 2OG-Fe(II) oxygenase, which translates to MHSQDADAAAADFIEVYDDALDRAQCARLVERFSASGDAVPGRIGSGVLPELKDSRDLTITGRDDWREDVELLHRVVFKGLLSYLRRYPHTLIAPVMLEVPGEGEARHRLTAERLIAMDDTALAPVVQTVLRPGAINLQRYTADRGGYPYWHCELYPRDAAGETLHRHLLWTMYLNDGFQAGETEFLYQRRKIAPRTGSLLIAPAAFTHTHRGNRPSGGDKFIATSWILFQRAEKLYGAG; encoded by the coding sequence ATGCACAGCCAGGACGCTGACGCCGCCGCGGCGGACTTCATCGAGGTCTACGACGATGCGCTCGACCGGGCGCAGTGCGCACGACTGGTGGAACGCTTCAGCGCCAGCGGCGACGCGGTGCCGGGCCGCATCGGCAGCGGCGTACTGCCGGAACTGAAGGACAGCCGCGACCTCACCATCACCGGCCGTGATGACTGGCGCGAAGACGTGGAGTTGCTGCACCGCGTGGTGTTCAAGGGACTGTTGTCGTACCTGCGCCGCTATCCGCACACGCTCATCGCGCCGGTGATGCTGGAAGTGCCGGGCGAAGGCGAAGCGCGTCACCGCCTGACGGCCGAGCGGCTGATCGCGATGGACGACACCGCGCTCGCGCCGGTGGTGCAGACGGTGCTGCGACCGGGCGCGATCAACCTGCAGCGTTACACGGCCGATCGTGGCGGATATCCGTACTGGCATTGCGAGCTGTACCCGCGCGATGCGGCGGGCGAAACGCTGCATCGCCACCTGCTGTGGACGATGTATCTCAACGATGGCTTCCAGGCCGGCGAAACGGAGTTCCTGTATCAGCGCCGGAAGATTGCCCCGCGTACCGGCAGCCTGCTGATCGCGCCGGCGGCGTTCACGCATACGCATCGCGGCAATCGGCCCAGCGGCGGGGACAAGTTCATCGCGACGAGCTGGATCCTGTTCCAGCGGGCGGAGAAGTTGTACGGAGCGGGGTAG